One genomic window of Peromyscus maniculatus bairdii isolate BWxNUB_F1_BW_parent chromosome 2, HU_Pman_BW_mat_3.1, whole genome shotgun sequence includes the following:
- the LOC102921556 gene encoding olfactory receptor 13C2-like translates to MSWVNHTAVTGYVLLGLQEHHSLEIVLFVLCLGIYCTTLLGNSLLVGLIVLDPHLHNPMYFFLSNLSLIDICGTSSFIPLMLRNFLDVQRTISFPSCALQMYMTLALGATECLLLAVMAYDRYVAICQPLRYSELMNGQLCVQMAGISWGTGFANSLLHSILVWRLPFCGHHVINHFFCEILAVLKLACGDISLNALILMMATAVLTMTPLLLICLSYVFILAAIFRIPSTAGRAKAFSTCSAHLTVVVIFYGTISFMYLKPKAKDPSVDKIITLFYGIVAPSLNPFIYSLRNMEVKAAITALLRGGLLTRKMSHF, encoded by the coding sequence ATGAGTTGGGTGAACCACACAGCTGTGACAGGGTATGTCCTGCTGGGACTTCAGGAGCACCACAGCCTAGAGATAGTCCTGTTCGTGCTTTGTCTGGGCATCTACTGCACCACTCTCCTGGGAAactccctcctggtggggctgaTTGTGCTCGACCCCCACCTGCACAACCCCATGTACTTCTTTCTCAGCAACCTCTCTCTCATTGATATCTGTGGTACCTCCTCCTTCATACCTCTGATGCTACGCAACTTCCTGGATGTCCAAAGGACCATCTCCTTCCCCAGCTGTGCCCTGCAGATGTACATGACCCTGGCTCTAGGTGCCACAGAGTGCCTGCTTCTGGCTGTGATGGCGTACGACCGGTATGTGGCTATCTGTCAGCCGCTTCGGTACTCAGAGCTCATGAATGGGCAGCTATGCGTGCAGATGGCAGGAATAAGCTGGGGAACGGGCTTTGCCAACTCACTGCTGCATTCCATCCTTGTCTGGCGCCTCCCCTTCTGTGGCCATCATGTCATCAACCATTTCTTCTGTGAGATCTTGGCAGTGCTGAAGCTGGCCTGCGGGGACATCTCCCTCAACGCACTGATATTAATGATGGCCACAGCTGTCCTGACGATGACTCCACTTCTGCTCATATGCCTCTCTTACGTTTTCATCCTGGCTGCCATCTTTAGGATCCCCTCTACTGCAGGCCGGGCCaaagccttctccacctgctCTGCCCACCTCACAGTGGTGGTGATTTTCTATGGGACCATATCCTTCATGTACCTCAAGCCCAAAGCCAAAGACCCCAGTGTGGATAAGATCATCACACTGTTCTACGGGATTGTGGCACCCTCACTAAATCCCTTTATCTACAGTCTGAGGAACATGGAGGTGAAAGCCGCCATCACAGCCCTGCTGCGGGGAGGTCTGCTCACCAGGAAAATGTCCCACTTTTAA